GATCAATGCAAACACTTTTGATTTTCGTCTGAGCGATTTTTCTCCAGAGCCTGCATTAGGCACATCTGAATGTCCTGTTTCCACTTCATTAAAGACGCTGAAACGTTTTCAAGGCTGGGCCAGATCCATGTCTTTCTTGATTCAAATGGAACTGATGAGCTTTGATTGAAACTTGGATAATTCCAGTGAGACGTACATTTATTTTTGGCTtgtaaaatcattattttttacgaggcccttttcacaattaCATACTCTAGACGTTAATATAACTTTCAGGCGGAATTACTCCTTTATGTGCTCAGATGCTTGTAGTCcattaatttagttttattgcCACTAAATTAGTTTCACTTACCCCCTCAGGCAGCATAACGTAATGtgcataaatataatttatgccCCTAAACATTTGCACTACAAATATTCGCCTCACACAAATGTCAATTACCTGCCATGTGCAGCCCACTCAAGCTCATAGAAAACGGATGCACACTGCCCATTTTAAGTTAAGGGGGAGGGGGGGGGTGTATTCTTGTTAGACGCAGTCCCACATTGCTAGGGCACCTTGTGCTATACAAAGTTACACGAGATgcaattttccatttttttgttatatcaccttcacctaaaaaaaatctttcctaCGCTATTTCACTTCCAAGCATTAATATCATTTTTTAGTGCAACCATTACATTTATATGAGCACATATTCCTGTTGGATAGGCTGGGGTTCAGTAAGGAGATGGTGTCACTTTGAGAGTGTCTTGATTGTGCTTGTGTGATGAACTATGAAGAACACTGAATGAGGTTGCAAAAATTGCTCTTCTGGGGAACATTGAATTTTCAATGGAAGAGATAAAAGCAAACAGTGTGATAGACAGTTCATGGATTGTAGGGGATGCTTGTGGCATACTATGATAAAAAAAGAGTATGCATTTTATGTTTCCGAAAAGGTTCGAAATTGAAATAATGTAATGCaagttatttaaaaattaattaaaaaagaaaattattttaagaGATATCTTACATTGAGGTAAAAGGAAATATTTTAgctcaaaacaaaaatataagaatGTTTACTTCAGCCATGTATTTTAAATGAGTTATACATCTGTGTATTATTTAGAAAAATATCatataaaacacattcaaaatCCTTTACAGACTGAAGAGCAGTTGCctctttactttatttttagCCATCTAtccttactgtatgtttttttatctaCAGTTCTGATGAAGCACAAACATTGTGAATTTAACGCCATTTTGCCTCAGAAGTGATGTAGCAAGGATGACCCATTGTTCTGACCCCATTTCTAAATGTGCTCACATAAACAGCTCTAATTAAATGTGGCTAACAGTgttaaataagaaataaagtcaaatgTATGAAGGAAAACATAAAGAGTTACAGCTTTTTTATGATGATCATACTCAGCAGTTAGGAATGCTATTGCCCTTTTGATCTGAGACTTGTTTATTGTATACACTCTGAAATGAATTTACAGAATGTCCTACAGAACTGATTCACACATAGTCTACAAATAACCTCTAATTTGTAAATTTAGGATGCACACTTTGCACTTTTGGCTGTAAAAGGTTTATCTTGTAATAAGTGAAAGTCCACAGTTTCGCATATTGTGTTAAACGATTGATTCATTTTGCCTTTGTGATAAAGCTTAGCTTAGAAGTTCTGGCAGTGTCAAAAATGTTGTGCCACTGAGCATATGATGGACAGATGGTGGTCACCAGTGCTTCACTTGAGACGGTGTGACCAAAGTACAGCTTTGATGTATATTGTACAATCAGACATaagaaacatttatgttttttacctcaagatcttaaagggatagttcatccaaaaatgaaaaatctgtcatcatttactcaccctcaggttgtttcaaacctatatacatttctttgttctgatgaacacagagaaagatatattCACGTGTATCTTGTTACTGGTTGCGTCATGACGTCTGATTGTTTGAACAAGCTCCACATGCTTTTCATTCACGGATATCTTCGTAAAAAGTCTTCTGGCTTCAATTCAGAAAGTTTGGAACGCGAGTTGTTTTGTAATATACTGCTTTTTGGTCAACttatgcaataaatacctgtgactgtactttcaCTCATGTGGTGCATTTTGTATGGTTGAGAAGTGCTTAGGTTTAGGGTGGGGGTTGGGCTGGGCTGGGGGGTTCAAAATATCTATTAAACCATTATTGATACTATAATGAATATGAAgaattaaatgcataaaaagtgAACAGCCTAAAGCAATATAATGCCCTGCATGTCACATGTAACCATATGTCGTAATAAGCTGTTGACGCTAGAGGGCGCTCATCCTTAAGACGCAACTGTTGGTCGTAATAAGGTGCTTGTACAAACGACCTATAGTATAGGTTTGGTTTTTTTGGAGGACAGTCTCTGCTCATAGCAGCTTTATTAATAAGCTTGAAGAAACTCTCAGAAACACGTTGAAGGACCCCTTGTGGTAAAATAAAACCTGTGAATACATGCTCTAGCATCTGGAATGGATGGGAAGTACCATTTATGAGGCCCAAAGAGgcgattttttatttaaagtaaatcAGACAGTAAGATGGTATCTCAGTTGACATGTAAAAGAACATTTTTGGCTGTATGGTTGCATAATGAACAATATGAGTTTTATTCTGATTTACCAAAAAAAGCTGACatgaaatacagtacagtatattgacTACAGTTTTATTAGTGATTGATACTTTACCGACCtctcattttttatataaaagtcATTCTCATGGCCCTTACCTCAGTAAGCTATGCACATGTTGTCTGTAATGTTTTGCCAAACCTCCTTATTTTTCTCAAAGCTAAGCTTCAATTTACATCCTAAATGCAACTTTAATAGCATGTTTTTATAAGGAAAGAAAATTGtccatcacttttggccactactttATCTCCAGATGTGACTGGTGTGTGTCCCAGTCGTTTTTCGGCATAATTTAGTAATCATATCCATGAACTGCACGTCTGGTAACTGCTTCCCATAATGCTGATTGGCTTGGCAGTTTTGTGGTCCCTTTAAATTGATGTTTTTGCAGAGCCCTTACTTGAGATATATCACAGCTGACCAATCAATAACTCATTTAGCTTTTTGTTATCTATTAAGGTGAAAAGGGTTGCTTAACTTTTCTCAGGGGCTGCAATTTCGCAATGTTTGTTCCCTAATGATATGGCTCGCTCCTTCTCAAAGTGATCCAAGGAGAAACGTTGAGGAACTAAATATTGAGTTTTTATTCCAAAAGAACAGCTGAATTAAACTGCTTCTGTatgggtctttgtttttaggaCGTGACGCAAGAATCACTTCATAAACGTCCATCTCTGATTTTTATTCTAGGTCAAAATGAAATCTACCAAATCACATTTGCCTGCAAAATAGAAAGCgaaaaaatgtttccattacTTGCAAGTTCCATATGAATTTATATATGTGCGCTCCAATGTATGTCTCAAGAGAGTTTATATTCTCGCTGTATAATTGAAGACTGTCATGAAAGAAGCTCTAAATAAAGCGAATGAATATTCAAATTAGGCACGCAGAAGTATTTACAGACGCCacataaaaatgacttttatttAGAGTAGAAACAAATTCATGTTCTATACATAATATGGACATTACCTTTGCAACTTGTCACAAATAAtagattttataaaaataaatgtacatgaAACCGAATATATAATAAGTTCCTTGTTTATGGTGTGACAGATCTTCCTCCTACATTCAAATCCCAACAAACAGCTTAAAAATAGTTTGAAGCTTCAATAAAACCATCTATTGTTAATTAGGATACTGATATTTTTGAGAGTTACAGTGTTGACAGACAGAATAAAAAGATTACGCAAGATTTGACTGACAGTGGATTTACTGCCTCTGTTACCATACAAAGAGAATGCGAAATGTTCAGATGCCagatgttcatgtgttttacGGACGGTTTATCAGAACTGGTGCTAAAGCTACAGTAATTTCGACAAAGTgacatcaaaataaaatgaagtcATCAAGGTGAGTTATTGTAAATCAGGTAAGAAAAGAAAAGGCAAAGTGTTGGTCCTTCTTTTAAAACAACCCAGACCATCAACACTGTATCCCATCAGCAGTCcgatgtttttctttcaaaagaaaaaaaacagatcatTTAACTACAGTTAATGAAAACACTACAAATATGCCGCCACCTTGCAGTGACTTATTAGCTACATAGTTTGGTAGTTTCGTATTCCATTGAGTTGGGCTGCTTGGCGCTGAAGGCCTGAAGAGCAGCCTGAATTCTGACCACATCTGTGGTAGAAAGTTTGAGCCGGTGGCGTAACAGACAGGAGAACAGATCCAAAGGCTGCTGGCCCGGCGGGGAGAGTCTGTTCACCCTGTCTCTGATCTCCAACAGCTGCAGCAGAGCCGAGTCCTGCGAGCCCTGCGTGTACGGGTAGTCCAGCTGCAGGATCAAGTCCTGGATGGCCTCTGGATCAAAGTGCATACTGTACCCAAACACTTGCATACTGTTGATTTTCATATAGCCAAGATTTCGGGAGGAGTCCATGTATTCGAATGGCTCAAAATGGGCGGTGCCGTTCCCCAGCGGCGACGCCAATTTGACACGGCTCCTCAGGTAAATGTGCACAGTCTCGAAAAAAGTTTTCCATTTGTTCCCCAAAGTCAGTGTCCAGTTATAACAGTCAAGCGGGATGTCTAATTTGGTCCTTTCCCAGTCAGGGTAACTGTTCTGGTCAATGGGCATGATCCAGCTTTCGGAATGACTACCTCCAAATGGGTTGATGTAGACCGACAGCATAGGTTCCAGGGTGctgttttttgtaaggcataTCTGCAGGGAGATCCCCAGGAGCATGTGAACATGGCTGGACTTAAACTTGTTGCTCTTGAGCGTCAACAGCATCCTCTTCCTCCAGCTGGGATCGAACCAGTTGTTCAGTCTGACGTCATTGCTTATAAACATGGCGTGAATGCTGATTCGGctgtctttcttttgcagaaggTAGCGCAGCTCCATGTCTTGGAGGTCCGTCTCAAAACCGATGTAGTTGTCCGTTGAATCTGGTATGGTGTTCCGACAGGTTCCTTGGCTCAGCATGTAGCCGGGATTGCAACTGGCACACCGGGAGCGGTTCTCTTAGGAGCAGGAGGCACAGTAAGGACCGTCACCCACGGAACACGGAATGGCGCCCTGACAGGACGGGTGCTCGTAGTGACAGGAGCAGGTCCGCGTTTCTTCCATGTAGGAGCCGATCTGATTGTTCTCACTGCAGTACATGATGGAGAGGATGTATCTCAGCCAATAGCCGAGAGGCCTACGATGAAGGAAGGAAGCAATGCGATAAGTCAGATTGCCTTGAAAGTTATAAATGGCATTGTACTTCATTATAGAATCAAGagtgtgaaaataaatacaatagttATTAAAGATGTCACTGGAATTAATCAAGCCGTAAGCTCATGGGaacgtgttttgttttgttcattcatCTCCACTAGCTTGCAGCCTAAAGCTATTAGTGAGCTTGTAAAGTCGAGGTGTGTATAATTACgtgactttttttaataaaagtacaGGATGCTTTTTATAAAACGCAATGCTTTCGCCATAATTCTAGATGATTTAAGCTAACTGGAAAACGtggaaaaaagcaaaacaacactAGTAACTGAATTATTTCCAAATAATTACATCCATTTTGCAAGCATGACAAGCCCATCTTGCAAAAATTTACATAACATGCATATTCAGAACTAGAATGACTCTCTCCGCAGCCACTGGTAAATGAACCAAGTGGAGTGAATCGGCACGATCTGTCACATGGAGTCAAACTGTAAACATCAGCTAAAACGTACTTGTTTCCCACTTTCCATTCCACTTTGTTCCGAATGAAATAACAGGGTAAAAATTCAATTTACAAGTAAATGATGTGTAGCTATACCAGTTCACAAGCACCAAAAGTCTCTGAAAtatttcaatgtatttaatacaattattaacgTGTACTCAAAATACTGGTTAACAATCATCGTGATTTGTTAACAAACTGGTTAACAAGTCATAACCCACCCAAAAGGTATAATGTTTGTGCATATTTTAGCTGTTTAATAtcagtacatttttttattatcctCCCAACTGCCTTGTAGATAAATAACTCATTAAAGCCATTGCAACGCTTTAGCTGAGCATGCTAACACTTTCGCTTCAAAgcacaaaaatctatttcagcAGTCTTTTGTTACGCTATCCACAAAGATAGCCGCTGATTTGCCACTCGCGCCGAGAAGAACAGTTTACCTTGGATTAAAACATAAGTGATGGCAACAGAATGTATAAATATTCATGGAACCGGGCTGCCTAAGAGACAGGCTGTATGCAGGTGGTTGGCAATGAAGTAAATCTCAGCAGCCTGTCAGCATATTACACTGACAGAGAAACGGAAATTCACACCAGAGACGAAACATGCTCATGCCAGTCTATTCCAAGGGAAAACAATTACTTGAGAATTTCCATATTTTTCGATCAGATGTTTTTCGCcgtctaaaaataataacagcTTGAACAAGCATTTTTGCTTTTGTTACAAAAATTACACCCATGAAGGAATGTGTATTTGGAATGTGGTCctgtatatgggtagttgacaaataaatgtgtaaatgtgtcctattgtGTGACagtgcaaataaaaataaaaatctagaATAGGAGAGATTTATATGAAttgttataatatattataaatattaatattaataatataatattttgtagattgtttcctacatttttgctatgtcacaccataggacacatgtacagtatatttgtcaactacccattgtTCTCAAAGTCAGGAACAGTATTTGATtcattacatttgtttatgattattatttatattttatgaaaaaatattttagttatAGTAAAGGACAAATTGTGTGCTGCTGTATATGCGAGCATGCAACAAATAAACCTTTACATATCAAACAAAGCTCAAACGTATGACATCGTCTTTCATGAATGAATTGATCAGACTTTATTTGTTGCAACTGCATGAAGAAAGAATGAAATAAGAACATCacacaaaaaaagtgaaattcAGAATAAACAAGAGTGAATGATGAAATGACCgtaaacaaaaaagtaaaacaggGACTCAAGAGCACACAAAAAAGACTTTTTTGCCTGGTGCAACTTGAATCACATTATCAAAGCAGAAGATAGATCAAGGAGCATGCCGGCATTGTTTTAATACCACGATTTTTGTCAATTCTAGCACAAAACTGCTGTTTCTTCCAAGGAACAAAACACAGAGGATTTTAAGATGCAATAATATTGTGATCTGTAAATAACATGTCTTTACAAAGTCAATATGagtataaataaacaacaaacttTCCACTACACCATGAAGCGTTATCATCGCTTTAGGTGTTGCATTCACTTCATCTGACTCAAATACCTTCCACTTGACTGCGTGGTTTGCATAATTCTCTTTCGCGCCCGGCCTTGACCCTCCACCATCTTCGAACACTCACTTTCAGTTGTGAACTTTCTCCATCCGTAACCCTTATCAAAGGCACTGCGTTATCATGTGATGGCAGAGTCCGTAAATTACCCGTTTCTGGTGTTGTCCATTAAAACACATCCTGCACTTTAGCCTATAGATGAGAAGATAAAACCTATTCATCCACTAACTCCTGAAATGATTAGATGGGATAGTCTCTATCATTTCAGAGCGGCTGGGACTTCAGCCAAGACACTAGACTTAACACAATTATGCCTGCCACAAATGCCCTCGGATATGGACTGAGCAGTGTGTTAAAGGCATTTCTTAATTAATTAGTTCAAAGGACATGCATTTGAAATCTCCTATTAGTCTCTCCGTTTGGAAAAAGATCAAGGAAAAAGATCCAGTGAAGCATGGCGACAGATGCTGCAACCCTTAAattcccagtgaaattaaaaattacaatgcctattttttcatgaaatattgcagcgtttattgtaaatagtgtatcaatgtgggtcattctctttttaaaaaccgtgtgccctcataatctttagttaaaatctgtaAATGCCCTTCCGTACtttaatgactatccatctttagtgacgtatgttagacggcttgggcggagcatccgttaaaggagtagttcatttacaaaataaattttaatgataatttactcacccccatgtcatccaagatgtttttgtatttgtttctttagccgaaaagaaattaaggtttttgatgaaaacattccaggatttttctcaaTATAGTgaacttcaatggactccaaacggttgaaggtcaaaattacagtttcagtgcagcttcaaagggctttaaacgataccagaaacgatcggtcattttgaccttcaaccgtttggagtccattgaagtccactatgtggagaaaaatcctggaatgttttcatcaaaaaccttaatttcttttcgactaaagaaacaaatacataaacatcttggatgacatgggggtgagtaaattatcatgaaaatttattttgaaaatgaactaatcgtttaactcctcccctttaactgtcagtctgctgccagttccatttcaaaatgcaacggctgtttttatacatcaaaTCGCAGAAAAAGACGAAAGCCAACCCAcaattttttctcattcaaaattccatttcactcggaaatgcatcgaaatacggaagtaaaacgatcgcaacttctggttcacggggactttttactgtttttaggaATCTACTGCATATTTACGTTTAAAAGTTTAGTATACTGTTTAAAGAGACATTTAACCTACAATATTCaaaaaattctctcattatttattcaccttcattcactcaaaacatgtatatggctctttcttctttgtaacacaaaacaatatatatgtctcagtggttttgtgtccataaagtcaatggagaccagtgttgtttgacaacctgcattcttcaaaatatcttcttttgtgttccgcataaaaatgaaagtcatacacaggtttagaacaacatgaGAGTGCAAATTCTAAGCAAATGGAGAAGATGCTAAAAGTTGCTATACTttgaagattctaaaatataacATCATTTTGATttactttgtatttatttaaacgcaacataattcccatagttacatttgtgtcattctatagttaaaattatttttttatatttttgtattattctaaaatgtagaaaaaacaaaaataagtgacCTTAAAGTTTTGAACAGTAGTGAACGTTGTGATCTTTTGTAGAAAGAATCAAAATGCGATTCTGTCAAAAACATCCCTGCAACCCTCAATCTTTTAGGCAATCCATGACAACTAACTTTTTACTTACAGTAACatatttgacagatgcttttatcaaaagcaacGTACAACGGCTTCAAAGTTTACATTCATCTGTTTTTGTTGTCCTCAGGTGTCAAACATATTACTTTGGCTTGGCTAGCACCCCGCTCTACCAGCAGATCTGCAGAAACCTACCAtttacttaataataaatatacactTTTTCATGCATTACTCACTAGGAAGACGGTACATGTCATACCTCTCTCTGGGCACGGATATTTTGGGTTGAGTTCGACACCTTTTGCTGAGTTTGAAGAGTTTGCTGACGATCCGCTGTGCTTTGCCGAGCAGCTGTTGAGTGCTAGTTTCCAACAGTTGAAAGCGTTGCTGAACACCAGGGTCCATCTTCCAGACGTACTGCACAGCAGATGTGTTCAGAGCATAGGATGTTGGTAATCTTCTCACAAAATTTTGAAACTCCTCTAGAAAGTAGACAAGTGTTAAGAATAAATGACTTGAATCGAAATGCTTGAATTGAAATAAGTCATGTTTCATAAAACGAGTCAACAGTGAAACTGTGGTTAGAAGGGAGCAGGTGGAACGTTATTTTTATTCCTTTTGATGAAAATTGAAATTTGTCCCGTGTGATTGAACACTGAAGGCAGGGACAGCTGGGTTTTTTCGGTGAATTGCTAAACCCTTTCTAGGACGGTTTGACTTTACCgacaaaaacatatattaaagggataattcacctagaaatgaaaattctgtcatcatttactcaccttcaagttgtttcaaacctttaaATTTcagtgttctgttgaacacataagaagatattttgaagaatgtttgtaaccaaacagttctggggcaccattgactactgtaGTAAGAAAAAAACTATGCTGGCCAATAGTGCCCCGGttacccacattcttcaaaatatctttatttgtgagAACActcaaatttatacaggtttgaaacaacttgagggtgagtaaatgatgacggaattttcaagTTCAGACGTAAAGAAAAGCAGGATGATCTTGGCCGCACAAATGTCTTTCAGGGGAGGGAAGTTCATTTTCATCCGTTGCTGGAAAAATCGATAGCCGTGTTACGCCACCGAATGCTCGAATCAATGCTCCCTAACATCCAATAAGAAATGATCTCAGCGCCTATAATTAACAACACAGATCCTCATCATAACCTGACAATTCCAGTCTGCACACATTTTCCATGCCATCAGACATTAGgtaattgaaaatattaaaatttcCATTTTTAGAAATCCATTGATCTCTACGAGGcaccacattttttttgtttgattaccaaTTTGAGCACCAAACCAAAATCCTTACAGCCCCAAATGAACAGAGACTGTCTATTAGATCATCTCACTCCAGCAGAtgattgttgtttatttatttggtttacagTCATTAGGCAGAGGTTTCCACTCCCTGCTGTTACTGCAGGAGGTAGATCTCCAACATGGCCGTGATGCGCTCAAAAACCTGCTCAGTTTTGGCTCCATGCCTAGCTCAGGGACGAATAAAGCTGCCAAGTCCAAAATGCAGCTTTACCACAATGACAATGACACTAGATCCCAGGAAGCACTTCCCACCATTTCCTTGTCAGGCATCAGAAGTAACAAGGTGACAATCACTGTTTATTGTCGACCCATTATGTGTCAGGGATATTCACCGATCTTACCAGCGTGATGGAAATAACTCGATGCTGGCACGCCACGACGCTTTGTTGAATTAGTAAAATTTACAGACCCCAGTTACCTCAGACTaacaaaacaactttttttaaactttaggTATAACTCTCTAAAAGTGACTGTACCAGAAAAGCAGGGTAGCAGATTAGAGGAAGATTTATTTATCTCAGCGGAATGAAATTGCAGAATCTTACCAGACTCTTGAAATTCTTGGTTGGCTTGCGTCCAGGATTCTCTGATAAGTTTCATGCTGTCCTGCATGGCCTTCAGGTCTTCACTGGGACAGTTGCACTGGGGATAATCTGCACTACATTTGCACCAGCAGTCATTTTCTCTGCACACAAACTCTCCCTCCGAGTGGCAGCCGATATAGCTGAGAGCTGCCTCTATAAAACGGCCCCTTAGGTACTCAGGCAGAATGACCTGCAGCcctaaaataatacaaaaatgctttataatatacaaaaaaattagaaaaaaattataatatcaaaaaattgcagtttaaaataatttaacaacTTTACTTGGAATGAATTGTGTACTTTCTACCATTGGTCAGCCAAACAGATAATCCCACCCCATTAGTGATCTGTATACTTATACAGAAGCTTTCTCAACATTTTAagataagatttaaaaaatttttattttttacacgcaataaattattttaatttattgaatTTCATAAAAAACCTTAAAAGGATATCTTAGCGGAACACAAGTATGCTTTTATAACACAAAAGATGGCTGTGGAAAATTCCTGTAAACATGCCGCTGCCTATCAAGGTAAAATAACTAAATTAAAAGAGTGACAACAACATTAGAAAGTCTGGGACATGGATGATTTATGAATATGCTACCTTGTAGATGAATCTTGTTTTCAGGACTCTGAACCAAAACTGAACTGACGGAATCGAGGTTGTCATAGTTACTGCATCCAAGAGGGCCTGTCCTTGTTTCGGTCACCTTAAGGGAAGACAAGAGCAGGCACATGACAATACTCCGTGCAAAACAAAAGCTGAGATTACACTGAGGCGATTAAATATGCAGAAAAAGCAGATGACTGCCCTGTGAAATCAAAGCAGGAAAATATTTATCCTGTGCTGCTACAAGcccacaaacagacagacatgcAGTTTAAACAAGTCTACACAGGACTGACATTGGAATAtgtaatattataaaaacaaaatacaaataataa
The Triplophysa rosa linkage group LG7, Trosa_1v2, whole genome shotgun sequence genome window above contains:
- the brinp3a.1 gene encoding LOW QUALITY PROTEIN: BMP/retinoic acid-inducible neural-specific protein 3 (The sequence of the model RefSeq protein was modified relative to this genomic sequence to represent the inferred CDS: substituted 1 base at 1 genomic stop codon) codes for the protein MNCQRADFRLAYLMSLWVCVVLSLHCWVLAPVAASHDVAGPFGWLLSDKGPFHQSQEFAEFVERYQQGFTTKYKIYREFGRWKVNSLALEREDNGVALPLDPEFMQTIRQLGRRPTLGAITENIIRKYGTHFLLTATLGGEEALTIFVDKRRLSRTADLTDSNGTAVTLETLHQLAASYFIDRESTLRKLHHLQIASTAIKVTETRTGPLGCSNYDNLDSVSSVLVQSPENKIHLQGLQVILPEYLRGRFIEAALSYIGCHSEGEFVCRENDCWCKCSADYPQCNCPSEDLKAMQDSMKLIRESWTQANQEFQESEEFQNFVRRLPTSYALNTSAVQYVWKMDPGVQQRFQLLETSTQQLLGKAQRIVSKLFKLSKRCRTQPKISVPRERPLGYWLRYILSIMYCSENNQIGSYMEETRTCSCHYEHPSCQGAIPCSVGDGPYCASCSXENRSRCASCNPGYMLSQGTCRNTIPDSTDNYIGFETDLQDMELRYLLQKKDSRISIHAMFISNDVRLNNWFDPSWRKRMLLTLKSNKFKSSHVHMLLGISLQICLTKNSTLEPMLSVYINPFGGSHSESWIMPIDQNSYPDWERTKLDIPLDCYNWTLTLGNKWKTFFETVHIYLRSRVKLASPLGNGTAHFEPFEYMDSSRNLGYMKINSMQVFGYSMHFDPEAIQDLILQLDYPYTQGSQDSALLQLLEIRDRVNRLSPPGQQPLDLFSCLLRHRLKLSTTDVVRIQAALQAFSAKQPNSMEYETTKLCS